One genomic region from Syngnathus typhle isolate RoL2023-S1 ecotype Sweden linkage group LG17, RoL_Styp_1.0, whole genome shotgun sequence encodes:
- the si:ch211-139g16.8 gene encoding immunoglobulin superfamily member 6: MVPLFWLSLLSLTRLTPKGMAQAHSCLSQPSGVIWRQLGQDAVIQCSFLPDCLAENLRYKWFAFEHRSHGTLDLAQNHHKYSLHGADLQIRSLNGNDSGIYYCAATTQREPTPGAQHVGLGTTLVVKEKTKLMVGHVLLWLTVVVLALYSSATVTLIVQKKYGLNICNCRRTHKSDKKNTKRTRVFHDVLQEMHRQRNGRSKETAEKHPALVQAAAAQADNAPDDIYQNV; the protein is encoded by the exons ATGGTGCCGTTGTTTTGGCTTTCTCTCCTTTCTCTCACCCGGCTGACACCAAAAG GAATGGCCCAAGCTCACAGCTGCCTGTCACAACCGAGTGGCGTGATTTGGCGCCAACTCGGACAAGATGCCGTCATCCAGTGCAGCTTCCTTCCCGACTGCTTGGCCGAAAATCTCCGCTACAAGTGGTTCGCTTTTGAGCACAGATCGCACGGCACTCTTGACCTGGCCCAAAACCATCACAAGTACAGCCTACATGGAGCCGATTTACAAATTCGCTCCCTGAACGGCAACGACAGCGGGATTTACTACTGTGCCGCCACGACCCAGAGGGAACCGACACCCGGCGCTCAGCATGTTGGCCTGGGAACAACCCTTGTCGTGAAGG AAAAGACAAAACTCATGGTGGGTCATGTTCTGTTGTGGTTAACGGTCGTCGTCTTGGCCCTCTACAGCTCGGCCACGGTGACACTCATTGTTCAAAAGAAG TATGGCCTGAACATATGCAACTGTAGACGGACACACAAAAGTGACAAG AAGAACACGAAGAGAACGAGAGTCTTCCACGACGTGCTGCAAGAGATGCACCGCCAACGCAACGGGAGAAGCAAAGAGACGGCGGAAAAACACCCGGCGCTGGTCCAG GCAGCAGCTGCCCAGGCGGACAATGCGCCCGATGACATCTATCAAAATGTGTAA
- the kdelr2a gene encoding ER lumen protein-retaining receptor 2, which translates to MNVFRLTGDLSHLAAIIILLLKIWKSRSCAGISGKSQILFAIVFTTRYLDLLTSFISLYNTCMKVIYIGCAYATVYLIYVKFRATYDGNHDSFRVEFLVVPVGGLSVLINHDFSPLEILWTFSIYLESVAILPQLFMISKTGEAETITTHYLFCLGLYRALYLFNWIWRFYFEGFFDLIAIVAGVVQTVLYCDFFYLYVTKVLKGKKLSLPA; encoded by the exons ATGAACGTTTTCCGCCTGACAGGAGACCTTTCTCACTTGGCAGCCATCATCATCCTGCTACTGAAGATATGGAAAAGCAGGTCGTGTGCAG GTATCTCGGGAAAGAGTCAAATCCTCTTTGCGATTGTGTTCACCACACGCTACTTGGACCTGCTGACATCCTTCATCTCGCTCTACAACACGTGCATGAAG gtgaTCTACATCGGCTGCGCCTACGCCACCGTCTACTTGATCTACGTCAAGTTCCGGGCTACCTATGACGGCAATCACGACAGCTTCAGGGTGGAGTTCCTGGTAGTCCCTGTCGGGGGTCTGTCCGTGCTCATCAACCATGACTTTTCCCCCCTTGAg ATCCTGTGGACGTTCTCCATCTACCTGGAGTCGGTGGCTATCTTGCCCCAGCTCTTCATGATCAGTAAGACGGGTGAGGCGGAGACCATCACCACCCACTATCTGTTCTGCCTGGGCCTGTATCGAGCCCTCTACCTCTTCAACTGGATCTGGCGCTTCTACTTTGAGGGATTTTTTGACCTGATCGCCATCGTCGCCGGCGTGGTCCAGACAGTCCTCTACTGCGACTTCTTCTACCTTTATGTCACCAAAG TGTTGAAAGGCAAGAAGCTGAGCCTGCCGGCGTAA
- the LOC133171001 gene encoding transcription factor Sox-8-like, protein MLKMTEEHDKCAGEQPCSPAVTSSSMSQDESDSDAPSSPIGSDGHAASLLAGLGKKLDSEDDERFPACIRDAVSQVLKGYDWSLVPMPVRGNGSLKSKPHVKRPMNAFMVWAQAARRKLADQYPHLHNAELSKTLGKLWRLLSESEKRPFVDEAERLRVQHKKDHPDYKYQPRRRKNVKLGQSDSDSGAELAQHHHHHHHHMYKAEPGMAGLEGVGNGHHRPEHAGQPHGPPTPPTTPKMDTHHGVKRDLKNEGRRLADSGRQNIDFSNVDISELSTDVISNMEAFDVHEFDQYLPLSGHAAASSSAEQAAYVSPYSGSSVWNRKNAMAAEAAQHRLHIKTEQLSPSHYSERSPSDPDYGPYNSQALTASFPASSCDYSDLQSSNYYNPYAGYPSGLYQYPYFHSQRRPYGSLAVAPAHSPAASGWDQPVYTTLTRP, encoded by the exons ATGTTGAAAATGACCGAGGAGCACGACAAGTGCGCGGGCGAGCAACCATGCAGTCCCGCGGTCACCAGCAGCTCCATGTCCCAGGACGAGTCTGACTCAGACGCGCCGTCCTCGCCGATCGGTTCCGACGGCCACGCCGCCTCTTTGCTCGCCGGCTTAGGCAAGAAATTGGACTCGGAAGACGACGAGCGCTTCCCGGCTTGCATACGGGACGCCGTGTCGCAGGTCCTCAAGGGATACGACTGGTCCCTGGTGCCCATGCCGGTGCGAGGCAACGGCTCCCTGAAGAGCAAGCCGCACGTCAAGAGGCCCATGAACGCCTTCATGGTTTGGGCTCAGGCGGCCCGCAGGAAGTTGGCCGACCAGTACCCGCACCTGCACAACGCCGAACTGAGCAAGACGCTTGGCAAACTGTGGCG TTTGCTTTCCGAGAGCGAAAAGAGACCATTTGTGGATGAGGCAGAGCGGCTGAGGGTTCAGCACAAGAAGGACCACCCAGACTACAAGTACCAGCCCAGGCGGCGGAAGAACGTCAAACTGGGCCAGAGTGACTCGGACTCTGGTGCTGAACTGGCCcagcatcaccatcatcatcaccaccacatGTACAAAGCGGAACCGGGGATGGCTGGACTTGAAGGGGTGGGCAACGGCCACCACCGTCCTGAACATGCAG GACAGCCTCATGGCCCACCGACACCACCCACCACCCCGAAAATGGACACGCACCATGGCGTCAAGCGGGACTTGAAGAACGAAGGCCGCCGCCTGGCCGATAGCGGCAGGCAGAACATCGACTTCAGCAACGTGGACATCTCGGAGCTGAGCACCGACGTCATCAGCAACATGGAGGCCTTTGACGTGCACGAGTTTGACCAGTACCTCCCCTTGAGCGGCCATGCCGCCGCTTCCTCCTCTGCGGAGCAGGCCGCTTACGTCTCCCCCTACAGCGGCAGCTCTGTGTGGAACCGCAAGAACGCCATGGCGGCCGAGGCAGCGCAGCACCGCCTCCACATCAAAACCGAGCAGCTGAGCCCGAGCCACTACAGCGAGCGCTCCCCCTCGGACCCAGACTACGGCCCGTACAACAGCCAGGCCTTAACGGCCTCTTTCCCCGCCTCCTCCTGTGACTATAGCGACCTGCAGAGCTCCAACTACTACAACCCTTACGCCGGCTACCCATCGGGCCTCTACCAGTACCCGTACTTCCACTCGCAGCGGCGACCCTACGGCAGCTTAGCGGTGGCACCCGCTCACAGCCCCGCCGCCTCTGGCTGGGACCAACCAGTCTACACCACGCTGACCCGCCCTTGA